In the Xiphias gladius isolate SHS-SW01 ecotype Sanya breed wild chromosome 7, ASM1685928v1, whole genome shotgun sequence genome, AcctgtggatagacctcaaaagagcagtgcatgcaagaagGCataagaatctcacagaactagaagccttttgtaGGGAAAACGGGCAAAAATCCCtcaaaaaagaactgaaagactcttagcagctacaaaaagcatttataaaccaggtgttactaagtactgacaaTGCAggctgcccaaacttttgtttcaggcccttttccttttttgttattttgaaactgtaaaagatggaaataagaAAGTAATCTTGCTCataatattaaagaaatttgtaatctttaactttatgccttttggaaatcaggtcatttttactcacttaactattcacagtaacagaaacagGGGTGcgcaaactttttcatgccactgtatattaaAAATTTCTTTGCATGTGTATTAGGGTTTACACAATCCAGCTTCACTGAATGCAAACACCATGGTGTGTTTTGGATAAACgttaatggaaaaatattaattattcaAATATGCGTGCTGACTCAATATTGCCAAGAAAAATATCACTCGACATCATAGCATCTCATTGAACTGAATTCTCTGAATCGTCTCTTGTTGTAGATGTCAACTCGTCTGAGGAAGACCTGGAAACCACAGCTGTTCAAAAGAGAGCTTTACAGCGAAATCCTCGATCACAAGTTCACCATCAGCGTCACAGCCCGCACTCTGGACCTCATTGATGCTGTCTATGGCTTCGACTTTTACATTCTCAAAGTAAGAGATTGCTACCTCTGTTTAACAGACTGACATTTTCCATAGGGCTCTTTATGTGACTCTAATGTCCCAACTCCTATTAGACATCAAAGGAAGACCTGAACTCCAAGCTGGGAATGGACCTGAAGAGGGCCATGTTGCTTCGCCTGGCACgcaaaaacacagagctttACCCCAACGACCCTGTCAAGAGAGAGAAGGTCTACAACAAGTACAAGGTCAGTCAGATGTGATTGATTCTAAATGTGTTGAGTGGTTGCTGGCACAACAGTTACAACCTCGGTGTTTTTCAGCTAGTGCACAAGAGATGGAGCTTAATGAAAATactaattacagttttttttgtgtttctgtctgagCAGCAGTTTGAGATcccagaggaggaggcagagtggCTGGGTCTGAGTCTGGAGGAGGCTGTGGAGAAACAGCGGCAGCTGGAGCACAAGGTAACAAAGTCCTCAAGCACAACTGCCTGAATCTCACGTCAACAActagaaaaaaagcaacagagcTAATGCTCCTCTTTTGCAGAACATATAGATAGGAAACGCAGAGTgcaaatatcttcttttttcGTGGGAGAAAGACATTCATTACagaacacagacatacagtataattggCTCCCATTTCCCATATTTGATCGTTCTTTGCTCCTCGATCGTCACATGACCTGGAAATCAATTTGGTCCTCCTCTATCCCGCCCTAACCAGATCACACATCAcccctgaaaaacaaaaaaaaataatgacaggctgaaatgctttattttcttaatcatAAGAGCATATACATTATGTGTCCTGTGAGTTCTGACCtagttttgttttgactctCGTCTTCCAGGAGCCTGAGCCTCTGTTCAAGGCCTGTGTGGACAAGCTGGTGGAGGAGCTGCGCATCCATAAACTCTCAGAGCCGCATATCACGGAGAAGAAATGACGACCACAACCGTCTGACAGATGCAGCTTTTCAGACTGAAAAATTACGTAGGTTGAACTGTCAAGTTTCTCCAGATGGTGGTTGGATTTTGAGTCACCAAGTTTCTGCTTCTGAAACATTTTCGGTACCGAGTGCACACCTGGGACAACTTGGTGCAGTTTCAACTTGTCTTTCCATCTGGGAGCAACACAAAGGACGAGGTCATGTTGGACTAATgcttatttatttcagttctcTTTATCCCCCCTTGCATTTAAGACCCATGCGTGAGAAATTTAGGAATTAAGGGGAAAGCCTCCATTAGTGTATATACACCCTGACCAGCTGAGATATAAAGCCCTTGTAtgggatataaaaaaaaaattaaaaaaaatcctgttttcttAAACCTTGTATCTGCTCATCTGTTCTCCACTAACTATTCAATCAGTCCACTAATTATATCATTCACTGTTTCACTGCATGACGTAATGTAGATGAGATGTAAGCAAAAACAACTTTAAGGAACAGATTGAGATTTTGGGTAATACAtgtattcactttcttgcttaGAGTGAGATGTGAAGGGTGATACCACACcaatgttttcatgttaaatatgtagctggagccagccGTtccttagcttagtttagcatacagactggagCCAGGAGGCCGGAGCTAGACTGTCTGTCCAATGCTAACAAAAATCTGCCAACCAGcccctctgaagctcactaaaTAACACATTGTATCTCGTTTGTGTAATCCATCTAAAACTGACAATATGCCATTTTACCTGGGGATTATGCTGTGCAATATTTTCTGATTGGGtgcttccagtcttaatgctgaGCTAAGCTGATCACATAATAATATGTGTCAGGGGGCTGTAGGTGACACAGTTTCTTATTTGGTTTGGTAGGGACGGTaaatatgagagtggtatcgatgcacagcagtggaaagtaacaaagtacatttactcaagtactgtacttgagtatttccattctaTGTTACTTTATTGTTCTACCTCActtcatttcagaaaatattttactgtttacttaACTACACTAATCGAACAGCTTTAgtggtgggaactgttgggtttctctctatattACTGTAAATCAGTAAAGGGCCTTTCGATAATGTGGGTTACAATTTGccgctaaataaataaaaatgaactgaatttagCTAtttgttactttacagattgaatttcacaaaaaaaaaaccaatgaaCACTTAAGATCAAACTAGAGCTACAACAATTAGTTTATAAATCGCTTACTTgatcaatagaaaaataattggcaactattttgatgatggaTTAATtgtatgttgtcatttttacagcaaaaatgtcaaacattacCCAGTTCCAGCTTGTCATTTATAAGGCTTTAGTGCCAGTTTTAGTCTAAGTGATAGTAAATTGAaagtttttggattttggactgttcaTCCCTGTGGGCTTTGGAAAACTTTGGCAGACTCTTTTCACTCAGACAGACTCTTTCTTGCATTTTATATAACAAACAatagattaatcaagaaaatatttggcagattaatcaatagtgaaaataatcgtGACTTGCAGTCCTACATCAAACTACCTAAAAGTATATAAAGTGGTCAAAATTAGCTCCTTTTTGAGTAGCTACATtaacattaaagtaaaatgctgcttatatgTTAACAGATCAGTATTAGTAATGACATAATATTATACAGCATGCAATATTATAACTGACAGGAGCCTTCCAGTaaattttgctgtttcattGTGGCATTGGTACTTTTCATCAGCTCTCGGCAAGGAAGCAAATGAGAATAATTCCCAAGatgtggaactattcctttaatctgTTAAAGTACAAGCTGAATATGTGCTTTACCACTTATGAGGTTGTGAAACCAGGAATtgttatgtctgtgtgttcccACTAGGTGGAGCCAAAaagctttaaatgaaaagaaggtAAAGTCAACATTTGGGAGAAGAGAGCAACTGTGActttgttaaaattaagttaCAACTAATGAACTTAAGAAATTAATCAGGCTCATGCATTAAACCGTATGGCGCCATATGTCAACCTCCAAACAGCGGTTTAATGTGTTATATCTCCGCAATCTCTGAAACTGTCATGTTTATTTCTCAGCATTTCTTTGTCAGAGATGATGAGTAGCACTgccatcaaaacaaaaagtgtcgTAATAACCTGCACATCTGCCCTAATGCAGCAAAGAGCCTTATATGGTGTATGAGTCGTCGAATACAGGAAAAAAGACAGgtttatgaaaacataaaaagccGTTTCTTGCCTGGTTTCGCTTTCAGCACCTCTGGTGTGATCTATGTCAGTTGTATTGGTGTTGTGTCACTTTGTGGTTGCAGTACGCTATTAAGATGAGACGGGGAGTCCCTACTGGGCTGGGGACTCCCGTGGGTGTTGTAACCAaggcaacagagaaaaaaagataccCAGCACCTGTAAACAGGAAGATTCACTCTTTTTATAGATACAACCACAGCCTGGAATTACCCTTTAGTTTGTGCACATGATCAAAGTAGTCCatgttaacaaaaacaaactccgAAACTGACACACCAAGTGCcgaatttggggaaaaaaaagatttcttccTTCTTTGGCAGACAGATCAGAGAGGGACATCTGGCTGGTTCATCCTCACTCCACTGAGCTAAATGAGGATTAAAAGTTCATGATTTTTGacctcattttttaaatttaaaatcacgAGGAACCACAAAGATTAATTAGTAATAAATCTGATTAGTATGTGAGAAACTGGCATCCATGAATGTGACCAGTGCGCGAGATGTCTGTGTTACTTTTTTTCCAACGAATCATTTGTCAACAACTTTTGAGCTCTGGAGGGGTAGAGGTGTCGGAAGAGGTGACACTGATCATGGCTGCAGCTGGTCCTGACCTGCCTGCTGAGCTGCTCTATCCTGTTGCACATCTTTTCTTTATCATCCCTGTTTATCTTTActtgtgtaaatatttattaCGATAGGTGCCCCCTTACCAATCCCCTTTCCAGTCCATATTTGGCCAaatattgttctgttttgtttttttgtaatgtttactGCCAGCTGTATCAAACTTGGAAAGGGGCACAGTCAGTTATAGAATAGTTGTCTTTGATCCTAGAACTTACTGATACATGTGGAAACCCGgtacataaagaaaacaaacaagttgaTTTATAGAAACACTATCTGTGTcgttccaccactttggtccagattgaaatatctcaacaactaccgAATGTACTTCCATTAAAtctggtgcagacattcatatttcccacaggatgaatcctaatgactggtgatcctctgacattTCCTTATTTGTGGTTTTCGAGTGAAATACATCAACAACCTTTGGACTGATTGCCACTTCATATATCATAATATATATCAATATTGCGATATAAAGTTACATATACCATGATCAAATTCTATCCTCATCCCCTACTCCTACAGGACAGCATGGCACCAGTCTGTCATTTACTAAAAAGTGTGTGATTTATCAGTAAGGGCCTGGTAAACAGGTGTGATCACCTAACAAGTAGGTCTGACTCCGGTGAACGCTCCGGTTTTCACGGAGATCCGGAGTGACTTAACCTGAGTGATGTAACTGAAAGTTAAACCTCCCCCCCTCACGGTCCTAGAGCAAAGTTGAGGTTAAAAACCGTACGAGTTCCCTGATTAAGTGTCTCCGTATCATTTCTATATCTGATCGTTGCCACCGCACATGACTCATCCTGTGAGCTCAGTATTCCCCAGAGTCCCCGAAAAACCAACcagacacctgcacaaataacAAAACTTAGTTTGAATCACACTACAGCGGTTTCATGCTTACAGTCTGAAAATGGCAATTTATTTGCTAAAATATGACTAATCATAATAATGACTTAATCAGGAACTATTTTTAGAACCGATTAACAGTTTAAGGTATTATTTAATAATCTAGATCCATCTTCTCAAGTATGGGAATTTGCtacttttccttgttttctattgttgtaaatgaaatatctttggggtttaaGGTCAATCAGACAAAAATAAGACCTCTGAAGATGTCTCTCTGGGCTCTGGGACACtgtaatgagtattttttttgaACTATAGTTTCACATTCAATAGAccagttaatcaattaatataGAAAATAACGGACAgtttaattgataattaaacTGCCCGTTATTTGCAGCCCCAGAGAAAGTAGTTCGCccacttgttttgtttggtttggttgcTGCAGCTTTGCCCAGTGTTCACTGGGACACAGCCTGGACATGTGTCCCAGTCCAATATAGGGTGAGTACACATCATGTCACGAACACATGGATAATATGAATATACACTCCGTGAAGTATTTCAGTGACTTGTTTTAGACATGaccttttaaattttctgtcttttttctgaaCAGTCTTCACGAGTAGTCACATGGAAACAATCTTTTTAATAACAAAGACGTGGGTCAATTTCACAGCTGTCTTTGATCACATTAATTATTCTTATGGCAGTCCCACTTGATTTTCATGGAGCTTTTGGAGTTGCTGCTGATCATGGACTCTGCTTTAAAGAAACAGTCCGACCTTTTGGGAAATCAGATGATTTGCTTGATTggcaagagttagatgagaagataccAGTGTCACGACTGTATGGTAAATACGAGGCCACAGCctgcagctggttagcttagcacagcACAAATACTAGAAACAGAGTGAAAAAGCTAGCCCGGTTAccttaacttagcataaagacgtAAAAGGGGCAAACAGCTAACTGGCTGgtttagcatacagactggaaaGGGGCAAACAGATAGCCTGGTTAGCATAGCGTACTATAAAGGCTGGAAATGGATAGCCCGaatagcttagcttagcataaaacagctagcctggctttatttgtttaatgggtacaaaaaacaaagtaacagAGTAATAAGTTTCAATTACCGATTAGCAAgcttttgttatctttggacaaagctggctgtttccccgtttctaGTCATTCCAGCCACCcgttagcttcatatttagagCTTAGCAACAAGAATAGTATTAATCTTCTCTCTTAACTATCAGCAAGAAAACTAATAAGTGCATTTCCTCCTTGTGGATACTACTATCCCTGCTTTAACctcagggtgaaaaaaaaatcttttatacaaaaaaaaaaaaccttgaaagaAATATGTTAATACTTACTGTGGCTGTTAAACAAGTCCATTACAGCCATGCTGCTGTAGTCTTAATTAATTCTTAATTAAAccatcctttttcttttttaatagaGGATGACCATAACCAAAACTGATAGTCTCAACATATCCAGACACGTCTTAGCAGCAGGGATGATACTATTTCACAGGaaatagtgtatgtgtgtgtgagtgagtgatatCAGAGGCCTTGGAAACCAGCCTAGTGTGGACTTTCCCAGTGGCTGTAAGCCATCTGGGTTCAGGTCAAGTCAACAGTGACGGGCAGCGCCAGATAAGGTAACACCTGCTCTATCCAACACACTCCCAAGAGCAGCACATGAAGTAACCAGGTGTGCggatgaaagacagagaatgaTAAAAACTCATCTGTCAGTATTATTGTGACAGCACTTCCACCGCTGTTTGTTTACTGCTCAGTAAAAACAGGTTTATGAGTGTGAGAGTGTAATAAATGTGATGACAATTAGTCCACTaatcaaatgaaattaatcagcagcaaTTTAGCTTTTTGTTTAAGTATtatatcaagcaaaaatgccaaacatttactggtttCAACTTCttcaatgtgaggatttgctaccTTTTGacaaatattctaaattgtATCTAACGACACCTTGGACTCTAGGAAATTGCGATGGATGTTTTTCCCTGTTATATTGTATAAAATAAGCAAGTGATCAATACAGTAAACAATCATTAAAGTAATAGTCCTTGCTAAATAAATCTATGTACCTAAGTAGAGTAAACTTACAACTGcgtaaaaatactctgttagtagaagtcctgcattcaaaatgttacttaagtattAACATCACCCTTAAAagcaccaaaagtaaaaatagtaCTCaatatgcagaatggcccatttaAGCATAATGTAAATTGTATTGCcggattataattattgaacTATTCACGTGGTAATACAGGTAAAGATGGGgctaattttaattactttatatactgttaggTAGCTTGTGAATTTCTCCCTCAATAAAACCTTATCTTAATCTACAATAATGCATCatactttatttattgattgtattttgtattattaatctgaatctgtaaAGTATACTgaagttatcaaataaatgtagtgaagtaaaaagtgcaataattGCCTCTTTAATGTGGCAGAGAGGaagtgtaaaaagtaaaaataccttTAAGGAAGCATGCTCACAAAGCTTAATTTGGAAGTTTGCAAAAGAAAcattagacattttaaaatgaaggttAGAAAAATAGTGGTGCTAACTTCCCAATATGTCACAAGCTGTGAACATTTCTAAACTGGCGTTACGAGTTTCCCAAAAAACATGTGGCCTTAGAAAAGACTGGGTGACTCAGCAGAGACTACACTAACTGAAGGgcaaagaagaaataaaactcaGCCTTATTGATCACGGTAAGATGTGTCAAACAAGTTTTTTAGAGGAAAAAGGCATTAATGCTTTTGTCAGGTTAAGACGCTGCGACTTTGACATCGAGAAGTGAACAGCACAAAACCACCTTCCACGTGTTGTTGCCGAGATTCATAGTTTTTAAAAGAGAGCAAGCAGGTTACGAATGTGTGTAGGCAGGCAGATAAAGGCAGGTGTCATTAAAAAAGTGTCTTCatcccttttgtctttttctctgcagtcttttgtttctcttgaCATCATCACAAAAGCAGTAGTCAGTTTCAGAGGACGTAAcgacacaacaaaaacagcatttgactatttatttttttctttgaaatattttcacttcAGTGCAACAGCGAGGGGGGTGGAATTGGACATGTAACAAATGCACGTGGAAATTTGAAATAGCTCGAGAGTGAAAATGCAGAACAAAAGGAACTGACACagataaaactacaaaaaggaGGAGGACTAGTTTCTATTGCATTTAAGtagattaaatattaaagaagCCAGCTGGTGTGACATccacaacaataaaaagcaaTTACAAACAAGAATATTGTGAAGAACAGATCTGAAACTACTGTACTTTAGACTTTGTGTGGTGCAGAGCTAAAATCCTTTCATACTGATGACAACTTCTAGTAGGAAGTTAGCTTGGTTttgagtaaacaaacaaacagatctCACACAAATATTACACTACAGCTATTTTAATACTCACCAACAATTTACTACAACAGAGAGCAATTTATTGAAAGGGTTTCTTCTGTTCCCAAGTTAAACAGAGAAGGTACAGCGAGAATCACCTTCTTCTGACCTTAAGCCTTAATGCTAGCAGCATTCATGGACAAATATTTAGGAATGTTAACTTGCTTTTGATTGCTAAAGCCTTGACCAGCGAGGCTTTCAGGCAACGATAAGGATAGAGAGTTAAGGAGAGGGCACAAGAGCAGAGTTGTGAAACCAAATTACTCTACAAACAAATTACAGAGTGCAAACAGCTGGAGCAAAGAAAGCATTTTGCTTCCTCTTTGATTTAAGACAACATAAACTTTTCTGGCTCTAAATTCAGGTAAAGTTCAAGAAATAGGTCGGAGTTTTGGGAAGTGCACTTACTCGCTTTCTTGCATAGAGTTTTGTATTAGTTAGTgtgctttagaggtgctggtagccagattttattacctttggacagtGCCAAGCTAGCTATTTTGCCCTGCTTCCACTCTTTTTGCTGAACTAAGCTTATCTAACCGTGCACTAGTTGTAGCTCCATGTTTACCATGCAGACATATGagaggtatcaatcttctcatctaactcttgacaGGAAGgtgaataagcacatttcccaagaTGTGAAACGATTCCTTTaaagaagacagagacagtgtgtaaatgttgagGAATGATCCTGACCATCCCGTCCTCATAGTGCCTCTTCTTTCTTCACCTGAACAACGTTGGACAGGCTGTCCTGTGGCTCTGACTGCGGAGTCTGATTCTCATTCACAAGCATGTTGAACTGCAAGTCGCTGTACTGGGAAAAGTCCTGAGTGTATGAGCCAAAGTTGTGGTTAAAGTTCATGTCCATGTTGGCAAACGTGGAGCTGCCGTCGGGCTCCTCCTCAAAGTCACAGGACATGTCGAGGTTCGGGTCGGAAATCGCTTCCCATAAGGCAGGAAATTCTAGCAGCTGATTAAGGAGGGTCGCGTCATCGATGCGGTCCTGCGGCGCGTTGTAACACACCTCCCCCGGAGCAGTGGCCACGGGCTGGGCAGCACAGAGCCTCTTGTCTGGAGACATCATGGTTTGAGGCTGCGGGAAGTGGAAGGGCTGCTCTGCTGCGGGTGTGCACTCAGctgcaggagagaaaacagattgtgttacagagaaaataaataccCGTGAAAGAAATGACGAAAGACCAGTTCTTGGGTAGATACATTTTTACTTGGTTCATAATTCTTGTTGTTTAAATCTTaatattattgaaatatttgcatgaaaatattgaaatttttCAATACTTTTCTACATCATTAAGAAAACTTGGCAATACTGATGGTGGTGTAAGAAGCATCACTTAAAGTGCAAGATGTTaacataaatacagaaacattcACTCAGTTGACAGTTTCTTTGGTACACATGGCTACAACAAAGGCAGTCTAACACAACAAGTCCTGTAAAAAAACCATGTCggtcataatgttcagttttttgttatGGGAAGCTGGTGGTGCAATTTGGGGTGCTGTTAAATTGTACTGCATCATACTGACAGGACTATTTCTTCCTCATTTAAATCAAGGAGCGTGGGcagaataacagaaacacctctctatATAATGCAACGGAGTTCAGCGGCAGtacaaactacatcctccaaaatgatcacacagttgaatcaaaaaccctttaaaacagtttcaacaaaaactgacaatTAGAACCGTtgtgaagggaggatttatttcAGGACTGTtatattagttttagctaggtgtacctaataaactgacaaccgAGTGTAAGTGTACCACTCTgtacagttaatttttttgcttGTAATGTGGAAAATTGTAACTGGTGCCATTAATGCACTGCatctttatttttgctttttctttattttattttattttattctacttcggtatgtatgtatatttgatTTTACTCAGTATGTAGCATCTACAgaatgtgcatatgtatgtatattaagCATCTTGGGCTCAGAGTATCCTGTAACAATGGTTCTGTTCCATTTAGTTTTCCCAGGAAGTCATGCCAATGAGTGACCTTgcaataggcctttttcagagACAGCATAGGTGTAAATAGCacaattaatgatggctgaattccgcttcagtttcagtttcagggtcctggtattgtggCTGACTGCCTCCCTGTCATTGAAACGccgcttttctctcttttgagGACACCATCTGTACAGTACTAAAGTACAACTTAGAAGTACTTGGAcattacttgaatatttccattttctgcaactttatacttctactccactacaattcagaggcaattactgtactttttactccactagaCTCGTTTGATAACTTCGATGACTTCgcagattcagattaatgatacaaaatataaatcaatgTAATGTCAGTTAACACAACATACAAGACTGATAGAAATGCAGAGTGTCGGCCTAGCTTTAATAGAACAGAGCCTTCTTTAATGTTATTAGAAACACGTCCTTTTCCTACTatgtcaagtcaaaatgtctgctgtgaaaaaggcctatagAGACAATCCCATAATGTCAAAGGCCACTTGTCTCGTTTAATTAGTTTACCTCCTAACAGCCTCTACACAccagaaaaaggaaacatgaataaagaaaacaacaaatcgaaagaaagaaaagatagaATGAGGTCCAGGCCTCACCTGTCAAACAAGGTTTCTCTCTGAAGCTGATGTCCCTCTTTATCTTACTCTTCCGCTTTACCTCATATGGatctgaaatggaaaacagtTTGGGAATACTTAAATGAACCTCCTGTTACTGTTTCTGGACAAAAATTATCTGCTGCACTGGTTTGTAACATGTTAATTTAAGCCTTTTAGCAGACACTGCTACATCTACACACATCTAGACTGATCAAAGGAGTAAAATAACGCCAAAGACCGGACAGCTCAGCGCTGTACAGTCCTGACTGACCTGGGTTGTGTGGCAGGTACGTGAAGGTAACAGGCTCGCTCTCCATCTGGTCTGAGATGCGACGCAGCACGATGCTGACTTCTACCTCCTCTGTGATGTTCCGGTCCTGGTAGGGCGGAGTCTTAAACACGATGGCGATCTGCCGGTGCACGTCTGTCTGTGCAAACTCCCCATTTGCCTTCCACGACCCTCGTCTAAATCTGATCTCTATGTCATCTGTGGATCAGCGACAACACGCAGAGCCATGTTAATCAAGATAAATGAGAAAACTACCTGagaatatattatttttcaggTTTCATCGGTCTTAAAAAGCCCTTAAAAAGCATTGATTTCAGT is a window encoding:
- the mrpl28 gene encoding 39S ribosomal protein L28, mitochondrial, translating into MPLLKYSPKVWEALKLKQGIYARLPKHYLKSLEKKEPTPVHWRPLGVQYRANPKTGQKERVQDVPIPIYYPPPSQDGLWGGEGWIRGYRYANNDKMSTRLRKTWKPQLFKRELYSEILDHKFTISVTARTLDLIDAVYGFDFYILKTSKEDLNSKLGMDLKRAMLLRLARKNTELYPNDPVKREKVYNKYKQFEIPEEEAEWLGLSLEEAVEKQRQLEHKEPEPLFKACVDKLVEELRIHKLSEPHITEKK